In a single window of the Pedococcus dokdonensis genome:
- a CDS encoding TIGR03089 family protein — protein sequence MPPTPAEVLAALLRSDPGRPRVTFYEDTPGPTSGERIELSAKVLGNWVSKAANALQEEWDLAPGSRVRLALPPHWRSLYWALAVWSVGATVVLDDGEADLVVTDDPALATTSPAVLVTLAALARGATEPVPAGAMDDAKELATYADQFSAWDEPAPSDPAVTGAGDAAYEDVVPQRDWGVGVRVHTAAGDLGAVLGTALAAWSLDGSLVLSRGPEPAGGRGSRLSAEGVTQEA from the coding sequence ATGCCACCCACTCCCGCCGAGGTCCTCGCAGCGCTGCTGCGCTCCGACCCGGGTCGTCCCCGGGTCACGTTCTACGAGGACACCCCGGGACCGACGAGTGGTGAGCGGATCGAGCTGAGCGCGAAGGTGCTCGGCAACTGGGTCAGCAAGGCCGCGAACGCCCTCCAGGAGGAGTGGGACCTCGCGCCGGGGTCGCGGGTGCGCCTCGCCCTCCCGCCGCACTGGCGCTCGCTCTACTGGGCGCTGGCCGTGTGGTCGGTGGGTGCGACCGTCGTCCTCGACGACGGGGAGGCCGACCTCGTCGTCACCGACGACCCCGCCCTGGCGACCACCAGCCCGGCCGTCCTGGTCACCCTCGCCGCACTGGCTCGCGGCGCCACGGAGCCCGTCCCCGCAGGCGCGATGGACGACGCCAAGGAGCTGGCGACGTATGCCGACCAGTTCAGCGCGTGGGACGAGCCGGCTCCCAGTGACCCCGCGGTGACGGGCGCAGGCGACGCGGCATACGAAGACGTTGTGCCGCAGCGTGATTGGGGCGTGGGCGTGCGAGTACACACCGCAGCGGGTGACCTCGGCGCGGTGCTGGGCACCGCGCTTGCTGCCTGGTCGCTGGACGGGTCCCTGGTGCTGTCACGCGGACCCGAGCCGGCCGGCGGCCGGGGCTCGCGGCTCTCCGCCGAGGGCGTCACGCAAGAGGCCTAG
- a CDS encoding inositol monophosphatase family protein translates to MDTQQVLDLMKQVAAEVITPRFRSLADGEVMEKNPGDLVTIADQESEAILTRELSAAYPDAFVLGEELTSTDPTAIDRFVAAEHAFTVDPVDGTKNFVHGSPDHAVMVSEVVRGETVRGWIWQPEHQVAWVAEKGAGVYRDGVRVTREPVGDGVPPKGVTSIWPLRGHSLGSLPALVGSWVCCGVDYPRLLEGACDYILYARNSPWDHSPGTLMVREAGGHAGHADGTAYSPVVLTPGIIVAADRGTFEAVRRHASDAFARRG, encoded by the coding sequence GTGGACACCCAACAGGTGCTGGACCTGATGAAGCAGGTCGCGGCCGAGGTCATCACCCCGCGGTTCCGCTCGCTGGCCGACGGCGAGGTGATGGAGAAGAACCCGGGTGACCTCGTCACCATCGCCGACCAGGAGTCGGAGGCGATCCTCACCCGCGAGCTGTCCGCGGCCTACCCCGACGCCTTCGTCCTCGGCGAGGAGCTGACCTCCACCGACCCGACCGCGATCGACCGGTTCGTCGCGGCCGAGCACGCCTTCACGGTGGACCCCGTCGACGGCACCAAGAACTTCGTGCACGGCTCGCCCGACCACGCGGTCATGGTGAGCGAGGTGGTCCGCGGCGAGACGGTGCGCGGGTGGATCTGGCAGCCCGAGCACCAGGTCGCGTGGGTCGCCGAGAAGGGTGCCGGTGTCTACCGCGACGGCGTGCGGGTCACCCGTGAACCGGTCGGCGACGGCGTCCCGCCGAAGGGTGTCACCTCGATCTGGCCGCTGCGCGGGCACTCGCTCGGCTCGCTGCCGGCGCTCGTCGGCTCGTGGGTCTGCTGCGGTGTCGACTACCCGCGCCTGCTCGAGGGCGCCTGCGACTACATCCTCTACGCCCGCAACAGCCCTTGGGACCACTCGCCCGGCACCCTGATGGTCCGCGAGGCCGGCGGCCACGCGGGGCACGCCGACGGCACGGCATACTCCCCCGTCGTCCTGACCCCCGGCATCATCGTCGCCGCCGACCGCGGCACCTTCGAGGCGGTGCGCCGGCACGCGTCCGACGCCTTCGCGCGACGCGGCTGA
- a CDS encoding glycosyltransferase family 2 protein, giving the protein MSEHPSTGPTVPVTERIPVDPPQVSTPVTEVVPTQPTPPAPPAPAAPAAEPPMHPADAAYLPAVEPAAAPLPGEPGHGKPYVTIVLPCYNEGEHVLKEIDRITAAMNSSEFTYEVLCIDDASTDNTLEVLEQASRDYANIRVMPFRRNGGSGTARRIGTQQAYGEIVVWTDADMTYENERIPDLVRILRDDPSYDQVVGARTTEEGTHKWARVPAKWLIRKIAEKLSNQTIPDLNSGLRAFRREVSLPYLRLLPPGFSCVTTITLAFLSNQHDIKYVPTSYAKRAGVSKFHFVRDAYRYILQVLRMVMYFDPLKVLMPPALWLIVIGLVKGVVDMVRHPFYFPASTVLLIVSGIMIGSLALLSDLVVRSRTGV; this is encoded by the coding sequence ATGAGCGAGCACCCCAGCACCGGCCCCACCGTCCCCGTCACGGAGCGCATTCCCGTCGACCCCCCGCAGGTGTCGACCCCCGTCACCGAGGTGGTCCCGACCCAGCCGACCCCACCGGCCCCGCCGGCGCCGGCCGCCCCGGCAGCCGAGCCGCCGATGCACCCCGCCGACGCGGCCTACCTCCCGGCGGTCGAGCCGGCCGCAGCGCCGCTGCCCGGCGAGCCCGGTCACGGCAAGCCCTACGTCACCATCGTGCTGCCCTGCTACAACGAGGGCGAGCACGTCCTCAAGGAGATCGACCGGATCACGGCGGCGATGAACTCCAGCGAGTTCACCTACGAGGTGCTCTGCATCGACGACGCGTCGACCGACAACACCCTCGAGGTGCTCGAGCAGGCCAGCCGCGACTACGCCAACATCCGGGTGATGCCGTTCCGCCGCAACGGTGGCAGCGGCACGGCCCGCCGGATCGGGACCCAGCAGGCCTACGGCGAGATCGTCGTGTGGACCGACGCCGACATGACCTACGAGAACGAGCGGATCCCCGACCTGGTCCGGATCCTGCGCGACGACCCGAGCTACGACCAGGTCGTCGGAGCACGGACCACCGAGGAGGGCACCCACAAGTGGGCGCGGGTCCCGGCCAAGTGGCTGATCCGCAAGATCGCCGAGAAGCTCTCCAACCAGACCATCCCCGACCTCAACTCGGGACTCCGCGCGTTCCGACGTGAGGTGTCGCTGCCCTACCTGCGGCTGCTGCCCCCCGGCTTCAGCTGCGTCACGACGATCACGCTGGCGTTCCTGTCCAACCAGCACGACATCAAGTACGTGCCGACCAGCTATGCCAAGCGCGCCGGGGTGAGCAAGTTCCACTTCGTCCGCGACGCCTACCGCTACATCCTCCAGGTCCTGCGCATGGTCATGTACTTCGACCCGCTCAAGGTGCTCATGCCGCCGGCCCTGTGGCTGATCGTGATCGGCCTGGTCAAGGGGGTCGTCGACATGGTGCGCCACCCGTTCTACTTCCCGGCGAGCACGGTGCTGCTCATCGTCAGCGGGATCATGATCGGGTCGCTGGCGCTGCTGTCCGACCTCGTCGTGCGCTCCCGGACCGGCGTGTGA
- a CDS encoding peptidoglycan-binding domain-containing protein — MSRAVRAFGVLAIPVLTVPVGMATADAATLPKPPTKTLPSGLDVASPYQAQRLCDPNAKPGVVAFAKLMSSHYKVGSADWGITRNCNSGLTEHSEGRAWDWMLSANKPNEKAIADSVTQWLSAPDAQGRPGAMARRFGIMYIIWNHKMWRAYDPARGWAPYTGAVPHTDHIHFSFSWDGAYSRTSWWTGKPLTTVSPGPASAPKPTTPPQTPSAVYSLLIQGATGPDVVLAQKVIGVTPDGIFGPKTAAALRTWQGSHGVKVTGQLDPATWAKMVALKLIPPRSTSTPAKPTTPPPTTTKPPTTPAKPPVTTPTKPPVTAPVSPLAAYAKLTLKRGSSGSAVVALQKALGITADGAFGPKTEAAVKAFQARHNLPATGIVGASTWAALMSGTGTSTGASRGTTRVATPYTALMSTVLRNGSRGAGVKTLQRALGGLSVDGAFGPRTASAVKAFQKSHHLAQTGVVDSKVWQALENRDYPLRAYYGTVLKPGSRGAAVTALQKALRVKADGVFGSATVTAVKALQGRAKLARTGVVATLTWQALEAELRRR; from the coding sequence CCTCGCCCTACCAGGCCCAGCGGCTCTGCGACCCGAACGCCAAGCCCGGTGTGGTGGCCTTCGCCAAGCTGATGTCGAGCCACTACAAGGTCGGCAGCGCCGACTGGGGCATCACCCGCAACTGCAACAGCGGGCTGACCGAGCACTCCGAGGGCCGGGCCTGGGACTGGATGCTCAGCGCCAACAAGCCCAACGAGAAGGCGATCGCCGACTCCGTCACCCAGTGGCTCTCCGCCCCCGACGCGCAGGGCCGACCCGGCGCGATGGCCCGCCGGTTCGGGATCATGTACATCATCTGGAACCACAAGATGTGGCGTGCCTACGACCCGGCCCGAGGCTGGGCTCCCTACACCGGCGCAGTGCCGCACACCGACCACATCCACTTCTCCTTCTCGTGGGACGGCGCCTACAGCCGCACGTCGTGGTGGACCGGCAAGCCGCTCACGACGGTGAGCCCCGGCCCGGCCTCGGCGCCGAAGCCGACCACCCCGCCACAGACCCCGTCGGCGGTCTACTCGCTGCTCATCCAGGGCGCGACAGGTCCCGACGTGGTGCTCGCGCAGAAGGTCATCGGCGTCACGCCCGACGGCATCTTCGGCCCCAAGACGGCGGCTGCGCTGCGCACCTGGCAGGGATCCCACGGGGTGAAGGTCACCGGTCAGCTCGACCCGGCGACGTGGGCGAAGATGGTGGCGCTCAAGCTGATCCCGCCGCGCAGCACGAGCACGCCGGCCAAGCCGACCACGCCGCCGCCCACGACGACCAAGCCGCCGACGACCCCGGCGAAGCCGCCGGTGACGACGCCCACGAAGCCGCCGGTGACGGCCCCCGTGAGCCCGCTCGCTGCCTACGCGAAGCTCACCCTCAAGAGGGGGTCCTCGGGCTCTGCGGTGGTCGCGCTCCAGAAGGCGCTCGGCATCACCGCCGACGGCGCGTTCGGCCCGAAGACCGAGGCTGCGGTGAAGGCCTTCCAGGCCCGGCACAACCTCCCGGCCACGGGCATCGTCGGCGCCTCCACCTGGGCGGCGCTGATGAGTGGCACGGGCACCTCCACGGGTGCGTCCCGCGGGACGACCCGGGTGGCCACGCCCTACACCGCCCTCATGTCGACCGTGCTGCGCAACGGTTCGCGGGGCGCCGGCGTCAAGACCCTGCAGCGCGCGCTGGGCGGGCTGTCGGTCGACGGCGCCTTCGGGCCCCGGACCGCGTCGGCGGTCAAGGCGTTCCAGAAGTCGCACCACCTGGCCCAGACCGGCGTCGTCGACAGCAAGGTCTGGCAGGCACTGGAGAACCGCGACTACCCGCTGCGCGCCTACTACGGCACGGTCCTCAAGCCGGGCTCACGTGGCGCGGCTGTCACGGCGCTCCAGAAGGCGTTGCGGGTCAAGGCCGACGGCGTCTTCGGATCGGCGACGGTGACGGCGGTCAAGGCCCTGCAGGGCCGGGCCAAGCTCGCCCGCACCGGTGTCGTCGCGACCCTCACCTGGCAGGCGCTCGAGGCGGAGCTCCGCCGCCGCTAG
- a CDS encoding type IV toxin-antitoxin system AbiEi family antitoxin domain-containing protein produces the protein MGVDWRTLRQHADRQFDLLTRAQCLAAGMTDEAVQWRTSSGRWVRMRAGVFLTRPGREGWHVTATADLLRCQSAGPTADAAFCGRSALYLWGLDRRPPKVSEIVVPYERSIASGPTVRVRRSVRWEDLVDDTAYPWRTTLPATVLDVAAQGTAVDALATVARAVQKEVVSTGLLRAELASRQGHRHSRVLVPALTDVQDGAQSGAEVLYIRDVERAHGLPTATRQAPSDVGGRRFHDNEYVPYRLVVEVDGRLGHERWADRVKDGRRDRQLLSVDRATVRVFWVDVAATPCDTAVDIGAVLRARGWLGRPRPCRRHGCKVPRL, from the coding sequence ATGGGGGTGGACTGGAGGACGCTTCGTCAGCACGCCGATCGACAGTTCGACCTGTTGACGCGGGCGCAGTGCCTCGCTGCCGGCATGACCGACGAGGCCGTGCAGTGGCGGACGTCATCCGGGCGATGGGTGCGGATGCGCGCGGGCGTCTTCCTGACGCGACCGGGCCGGGAGGGCTGGCACGTCACGGCCACGGCCGACCTCTTGCGCTGCCAGTCAGCCGGACCGACCGCCGATGCGGCCTTCTGCGGCCGCTCGGCTCTGTATCTCTGGGGTCTCGATCGCAGGCCGCCGAAGGTCTCCGAGATCGTCGTCCCGTACGAGCGATCCATCGCCTCGGGGCCGACCGTGCGGGTCCGTCGTTCGGTGCGGTGGGAGGACCTCGTGGACGACACGGCATACCCATGGCGCACCACCCTGCCGGCCACCGTCCTCGACGTGGCGGCACAGGGGACGGCCGTCGACGCGCTCGCGACCGTCGCCCGCGCAGTCCAGAAGGAGGTGGTCTCCACCGGACTCCTGCGTGCAGAGCTGGCGAGCCGTCAGGGCCATCGACACAGCCGGGTGCTCGTTCCTGCCCTGACCGATGTCCAGGACGGTGCGCAGAGCGGGGCGGAGGTGCTGTACATCCGTGATGTCGAGCGAGCCCACGGGCTCCCCACGGCCACCCGACAGGCGCCTTCCGACGTGGGCGGTAGGAGGTTCCACGACAACGAGTACGTCCCTTACCGCTTGGTCGTCGAGGTCGACGGCCGGCTCGGACACGAGCGCTGGGCGGATCGGGTCAAGGACGGCCGACGAGACCGACAGCTGTTGTCGGTCGATCGCGCCACCGTGCGGGTCTTCTGGGTGGATGTCGCCGCCACGCCGTGTGACACCGCGGTCGACATCGGTGCCGTCCTGCGCGCCCGCGGCTGGCTGGGTCGACCGCGACCATGTCGTCGGCACGGATGCAAGGTGCCTCGACTCTGA
- a CDS encoding adenylyltransferase/cytidyltransferase family protein: protein MPDATSSPRTVITFGTFDVLHVGHIRILKRAASLGDRLVVGVSADALNEAKKGRAPVFSQDERLEIIGSLKFVDEVFVEESLELKRDYIVEHGADVLAMGDDWKGRFDFVSDLCEVVYFPRTPSVSTTELIEHIANTA from the coding sequence ATGCCTGACGCCACGAGCAGCCCGCGCACGGTCATCACCTTCGGGACCTTCGACGTCCTGCACGTCGGGCACATCCGGATCCTCAAGCGGGCCGCGTCGCTCGGCGACCGGCTCGTCGTCGGCGTGTCGGCCGATGCGCTCAACGAGGCCAAGAAGGGCCGGGCGCCGGTCTTCTCCCAGGACGAGCGGCTGGAGATCATCGGCAGCCTGAAGTTCGTCGACGAGGTCTTCGTCGAGGAGAGCCTCGAGCTCAAGCGCGACTACATCGTCGAGCACGGGGCCGACGTCCTCGCGATGGGCGACGACTGGAAGGGTCGCTTCGACTTCGTCTCCGACCTGTGTGAGGTCGTCTACTTCCCGCGCACCCCGTCCGTGTCGACGACCGAGCTCATCGAGCACATCGCCAACACCGCCTGA